The following are encoded in a window of Brettanomyces bruxellensis chromosome 9, complete sequence genomic DNA:
- a CDS encoding uncharacterized protein (BUSCO:EOG09262J7K): MNRSNRSLIPKRSSIASERPSSLLKHPSAILARVALHQKSAAVIERKVADNTSDSSHDEGDDQIGSCFTSRFPLYGLDWTDLGESGPGTARIATSSYREDYKNYIEVIHGMPLFAETPGNGNNGADYKNKANITAWKFDKVASAAVRYPVTRLQWDPSMRYKAGFSIDRLATTSECLRIYEYETEAEGMGNNTITENSGNRYENNGEFKTYGNLTEKLCLSNSKIKDFNRMAPLTSFDWNLVDPRLIITCSIDTTCTLWDVNRGSGVTKAQLIAHDNEVYDVKFISGEKNIFVSTSKDGSVRLFDLRDLEHSTIVFEESPATNNLHTTTSVSETASHPLVRLAPSHYDADHIAVLEANSSQIIILDLRYPGQPLTTLNSHKSAVNSIQWHPRKNLLASGSDDSEVLIWDMDRLSDYKPHAIRRANKSIDPIIPVAGYNAGVEVNNICWDPSGDWVAQLGGKKIQAVKNEI, from the exons ATGAATCGATCAAATCGATCATTAATACCGAAGAGGTCCTCCATAGCCTCTGAAAGACCAAGTTCATTGCTCAAAC ATCCATCTGCTATATTAGCGAGAGTTGCACTACATCAAAAGTCGGCCGCAGTTATAGAAAGGAAAGTTGCAGACAATACTAGTGATTCAAGTCATGATGAGGGCGATGATCAGATTGGATCCTGTTTTACATCCAGGTTCCCACTCTATGGGCTGGACTGGACGGATCTCGGTGAAAGTGGGCCTGGAACTGCGAGAATTGCAACAAGTTCGTACAGAGAAGATTACAAGAATTATATCGAAGTAATACATGGAATGCCACTTTTTGCTGAGACACCGGGTAATGGCAATAATGGTGCAGACTACAAGAATAAGGCGAATATTACAGCGTGGAAATTTGATAAAGTGGCATCTGCTGCTGTCCGGTATCCAGTTACTCGTCTTCAATGGGATCCATCGATGAGATATAAAGCAGGATTTAGCATTGACCGACTTGCAACCACATCTGAATGTCTCCGGATATATGAGTATGAGACTGAGGCTGAGGGTATGGGAAATAATACAATTACCGAAAATAGCGGGAACAGATACGAAAACAACGGAGAGTTCAAGACGTACGGAAACCTCACAGAGAAATTGTGTCTTTCAAACTCCAAAATCAAAGATTTCAACCGGATGGCACCACTCACGTCGTTTGACTGGAATCTAGTGGATCCAAGATTGATAATAACGTGCTCTATAGACACAACATGCACACTATGGGATGTCAACAGGGGCTCTGGAGTGACAAAAGCTCAACTTATTGCTCATGACAACGAAGTGTACGATGTGAAATTCATATCTGGCGAgaagaatatatttgtCAGCACTTCAAAGGATGGATCTGTTCGTCTTTTCGATCTCAGAGATCTCGAACACTCAACAATTGTCTTTGAGGAGTCGCCAGCGACAAACAACCTACATACTACAACATCGGTCTCCGAGACAGCCAGCCATCCACTGGTACGATTAGCTCCATCACACTACGATGCAGATCATATAGCTGTACTGGAAGCAAACAGCAGTCAGATAATTATCTTAGACCTGAGGTACCCAGGTCAGCCATTAACAACTTTAAACAGTCATAAGTCGGCTGTGAACTCAATTCAATGGCATCCAAGAAAAAACTTGCTTGCCAGTGGATCTGATGATTCTGAAGTTTTGATATGGGACATGGACAGGTTGAGCGACTATAAGCCTCACGCAATTCGACGTGCTAACAAGTCAATCGACCCAATTATTCCTGTTGCTGGTTATAATGCTGGAGTTGAGGTCAATAACATTTGCTGGGATCCAAGTGGAGATTGGGTTGCACAATTAGGCgggaagaaaatacaggCAGTCAAGAATGAGATCTGA
- a CDS encoding uncharacterized protein (BUSCO:EOG09265RGS), translating into MARRSSRRPAFSRSSRSSFGSGRAASRTSTRSASTMAMPSASRFGSSTSSSSASHPYHGPNYAAKPVVQSSAPQSPGLFGQMASTAAGVAVGSAVGHTIGAGITGLFGGRSQEQPAQPAQQSNETLATTGTETNSAFQNETESSPCAADAKNLARCLEDANGDYHACDYYLQMLTSCKAAAKQYTSN; encoded by the coding sequence atggcaaGAAGATCATCTAGAAGACCAGCATTTTCCAGATCAAGTAGATCATCGTTTGGAAGTGGGAGAGCAGCTTCCAGAACTTCAACTAGATCGGCATCGACTATGGCCATGCCATCAGCATCGAGATTTGGATCTTCtacttcctcatcatccgCTTCACACCCATACCACGGGCCAAACTATGCAGCAAAGCCCGTTGTTCAGTCATCCGCTCCGCAGAGCCCAGGCCTATTTGGACAAATGGCAAGTACTGCTGCCGGTGTTGCAGTTGGTTCTGCCGTTGGCCACACTATTGGTGCGGGAATAACGGGTCTGTTTGGAGGAAGATCCCAGGAGCAGCCTGCACAGCCTGCACAGCAGTCCAACGAGACTCTTGCCACAACTGGAACCGAGACAAACTCCGCATTCCAAAACGAGACTGAGTCCAGTCCGTGTGCTGCCGATGCCAAAAACTTGGCCAGATGCTTAGAGGATGCAAATGGCGATTATCACGCATGCGACTACTACTTGCAGATGCTAACATCGTGCAAGGCTGCCGCAAAACAGTACACCTCGAACTAG
- the NUO49 gene encoding NADH:ubiquinone oxidoreductase 49kD subunit — protein MLSILKCKPSLSRLSSHIGRQSYRALSTTRHAFQEQAPPGTHLHHIEQKSDDNDFYVIKKRGNFYDELPDPSEANGAFSPKIDVEVNSAMGNYSQFIDSAAKLDTWNLYNADSPEYSVRKKKIRHFTLNFGPQHPAAHGVLRMILELHGEEIVRADPHVGLLHRGTEKLIESRTYMQALPYFDRLDYCSMMTNEEVFSLAVEKLLNIEVPIRGKYIRTLFGEITRILNHLMSILSHAMDVGALTPFLWGFEEREKLMEFYERVSGARMHSAYVRPGGVAKDLPIGLLDDIYMWATQFGDRLDETEELLTDNRIWKQRTVDIGVLSAEDALAYGLSGVMLRGSGIPYDIRKAQPYDAYDRMNFDIAVGTKGDCYDRYLIRMVEFRESLRIIEQCINEMPAGPVKVEDFKISPPPRELMKNNMEALIHHFLLFTKGYQVPPGETYTAIEAPKGEMGVYVISDGSERPYKCKIRTPGFANLGAFDHIARGYLLPDAVAIIGTMDLVFGEVDR, from the coding sequence ATGTTGTCCATACTTAAATGCAAGCCCTCACTCTCCAGACTGAGCTCCCACATAGGCAGGCAATCATACAGGGCATTATCGACTACGAGGCATGCTTTTCAGGAGCAGGCGCCACCGGGAACACATCTTCACCATATTGAGCAGAAGAGTGACGATAACGATTTTTACGTGAtcaagaaaagaggaaatttCTACGATGAGCTTCCAGACCCAAGCGAGGCCAATGGAGCATTTTCTCCTAAAATTGACGTTGAAGTGAACTCTGCAATGGGCAACTACTCGCAGTTCATAGACAGCGCGGCAAAGTTGGACACGTGGAATTTGTACAATGCCGACTCCCCGGAATACTCagtgagaaagaagaaaattagACATTTCACGTTGAACTTCGGCCCACAGCATCCAGCTGCCCACGGAGTGTTGAGAATGATCTTGGAGCTTCATGGTGAGGAAATCGTGAGAGCAGATCCCCATGTTGGTTTGTTGCACAGAGGAACGGAAAAGCTTATTGAGTCTAGAACTTATATGCAGGCACTCCCATACTTTGACCGTTTGGATTACTGTTCCATGATGACAAACGAGGAGGTGTTCAGTTTGGCCGTCGAGAAGTTGCTCAACATCGAGGTGCCCATCAGGGGCAAGTACATCCGTACGCTTTTCGGAGAGATAACGCGTATTTTGAACCACTTGATGTCGATTTTGTCGCATGCGATGGATGTTGGTGCCTTGACCCCCTTCTTGTGGGGTTTCGAGGAGCGTGAGAAGTTGATGGAGTTCTACGAGCGTGTCAGCGGTGCAAGGATGCACTCGGCCTACGTCAGACCTGGTGGTGTTGCCAAGGACCTGCCAATTGGTCTCTTGGACGATATCTACATGTGGGCGACTCAGTTTGGAGATAGGTTAGATGAGACGGAGGAATTGCTCACGGATAACCGTATTTGGAAGCAGAGAACTGTGGACATCGGCGTTCTTTCTGCAGAGGACGCTCTGGCATATGGATTATCCGGAGTTATGCTTAGAGGATCTGGTATTCCATACGATATCAGGAAAGCACAGCCATACGATGCATACGACCGCATGAATTTTGATATAGCTGTGGGAACCAAGGGAGACTGTTACGACAGATACTTGATCAGGATGGTGGAGTTCCGGGAGTCGCTTAGAATCATCGAGCAGTGTATAAACGAGATGCCTGCAGGACCGGTCAAGGTTGAGGACTTCAAGATTTCACCACCTCCTAGGGAGTTGATGAAGAACAATATGGAGGCCTTGATCCACCACTTCTTGTTGTTCACAAAGGGTTACCAGGTTCCTCCGGGAGAAACTTACACTGCAATTGAAGCTCCGAAGGGTGAGATGGGTGTCTATGTGATCAGTGATGGCTCTGAGAGACCTTATAAGTGCAAGATCAGGACTCCTGGTTTCGCCAACTTGGGTGCATTTGATCATATTGCCAGAGGCTACTTGCTTCCGGATGCTGTTGCCATAATCGGTACTATGGATTTGGTGTTTGGTGAAGTTGACCGTTGA
- a CDS encoding uncharacterized protein (BUSCO:EOG09260DBG): MLRIIQSTARSAASRQLLRSTATCSSRSILLRTSGAKFSTSIPRGGETANISTADYDASCFSSKVGLKDLDSFPRRHLGSNPSQVEKMLKVVGSPDIETFISKAIPKNVLVKRSLDIEPKGGLSESAMLKRLKKIASKNKVLRSYIGKGYYGTHMPAVIQRNMMENPAWYTSYTPYQAEVSQGRLEALLNFQTMICDLTGLPIANSSLLDEGTAAAEAMIMSYHQFHGRKDTFIIDKNIHEQTLAVIRSRANTLGIKLVLTDLLSSEGIEVVEKGGKNVCGVLVSYPGDDGSIPSLKSLNRISDTIHKTKGLFVVDADILALTLLKAPATFGADIALGSAQRFGVPMGFGGPYAAFLAVKDSLKRKMPGRLVGVSKDRLGNPALRLALQTREQHIRREKATSNICTAQALLANVASSYAVYHGPEGLKSIAARVYGLTAVLADRIRQKTGHKILNGSAAFFDTLRVELSGETATQFMDRAVKDFGINVFKVDDKTIQLSLDETVTQKDLEDLVELFTGEKTDLSSIDSLPTISRELLRDDEILTNPVFHKHHSETAMLRYLYSLSEKDIALTTSMISLGSCTMKLNGTIEMMPITWPEFSSLHPFVPRDQAQGYMQLISELEHDLEQITGFSKTTLMPNSGAQGEYTGLSVIRAYHHSRNDPKRNVVLIPVSAHGTNPASAAMAGFKVVPVKCLENGSLNMEDMEKQAHKHADNLAAFMITYPTTFGLFEPGIRTAIDIVHKYGGLVYMDGANMNAQVGLTSPSDLGADLCHLNLHKTFCIPHGGGGPGVGPICVSEKLAPFLPKHPLAETSNHSVKTAIQPVASAPFGSASILPISYAYIKMMGGNNIPYSSVMAILNANYMLYRLKDAYKIMFIGGSKDCDFHYSGHEFIIDLRPFKKVHIEALDVAKRLQDYGFHAPTMAFPIADTLMVEPTESENKEELDRFVDAMLGIREEIRAVEEGKSEGLVLKNSPHPIEDLLQDDSVWGKRGYTREQAAYPLPYLKNFKTWPTVARIDDVYGDTHLLCTCPPVSSYEE; the protein is encoded by the coding sequence ATGTTAAGAATTATTCAGAGTACAGCCAGATCTGCGGCTAGCAGACAATTGCTAAGATCCACAGCCACGTGTTCTTCTAGAAGCATTCTTTTAAGAACTAGTGGTGCgaaattttcaacatcaataCCAAGAGGTGGTGAGACGGCCAATATTTCAACTGCAGATTACGATGCTTCATGCTTTTCAAGCAAGGTTGGCTTGAAAGATCTAGATTCGTTCCCAAGAAGACATCTTGGATCAAATCCTAGTCAGGTGGAGAAGATGTTGAAGGTGGTTGGATCTCCAGATATCGAAACTTTCATCTCTAAAGCTATTCCAAAGAATGTTCTTGTGAAAAGAAGTCTTGATATAGAGCCAAAAGGGGGACTTTCTGAAAGTGCAATGCTTAAGAGACTGAAGAAGATTGCTTCCAAAAACAAAGTGCTCCGTTCATACATCGGAAAAGGATATTATGGAACACACATGCCAGCAGTGATTCAAAGAAACATGATGGAGAACCCGGCATGGTACACTTCGTACACACCATACCAGGCAGAGGTTTCCCAGGGTCGTCTTGAGGCCCTTTTGAACTTTCAGACGATGATATGCGATCTTACGGGTCTTCCTATTGCAAACTCGTCCTTGCTTGATGAAGGTACAGCAGCCGCTGAGGCCATGATTATGAGTTATCATCAGTTCCATGGCAGAAAAGATACATTCATCATCGATAAGAATATTCATGAACAGACGCTTGCAGTAATCCGCTCCAGAGCTAATACGCTTGGAATAAAGCTAGTGCTAACGGACTTACTCTCATCAGAAGGTATTGAGGTTGTGGAAAAGGGTGGAAAAAACGTTTGTGGTGTGCTTGTTTCGTATCCAGGGGATGATGGCAGTATTCCATCGTTGAAATCGCTCAACAGGATTTCAGACACAATTCATAAAACCAAAggtttgtttgttgttgatgcagACATCCTTGCATTGACACTTCTCAAGGCACCAGCAACTTTTGGAGCAGATATTGCTCTAGGTTCTGCCCAAAGATTTGGTGTTCCGATGGGCTTTGGTGGTCCGTATGCTGCATTTTTGGCCGTTAAAGATTCgttaaaaagaaagatgccGGGAAGATTGGTCGGTGTCTCTAAAGATAGACTCGGCAATCCGGCTTTGAGACTTGCTCTTCAAACCAGAGAGCAGCATATCAGAAGAGAGAAGGCCACCTCTAACATCTGCACTGCCCAGGCACTTTTGGCCAACGTTGCATCTTCTTATGCCGTGTATCATGGTCCAGAAGGCTTGAAAAGCATTGCTGCTCGAGTTTACGGCCTAACGGCAGTTCTCGCCGACCGAATCAGGCAGAAAACGGGTCACAAGATCTTGAACGGCTCGGCAGCCTTCTTTGACACTTTGCGAGTCGAACTTTCGGGCGAGACGGCCACCCAGTTCATGGATAGGGCTGTGAAGGACTTTGGAATCAACGTTTTTAAAGTTGACGACAAGACTATTCAGCTGTCTTTGGACGAGACAGTCACGCAGAAGGATTTGGAAGATTTGGTGGAGCTTTTCACTGGAGAAAAGACCGATCTTTCATCCATCGACAGCCTACCAACAATTTCGAGAGAGTTGCTAAGAGATGACGAAATCTTGACAAACCCAGTCTTTCACAAGCATCATTCAGAGACGGCAATGCTGAGATACCTATACTCCCTTTCTGAAAAGGACATTGCTCTCACCACGTCGATGATCAGTTTGGGATCCTGCACTATGAAACTTAACGGAACCATCGAGATGATGCCAATCACGTGGCCAgaattttcttccttgcACCCGTTTGTTCCCCGGGACCAGGCTCAGGGATACATGCAGTTGATTTCTGAGCTTGAGCACGATCTTGAGCAGATTACCGGCTTCAGCAAGACAACCTTGATGCCAAATTCTGGAGCCCAAGGTGAGTACACGGGTCTTTCTGTGATCCGTGCATACCACCACTCCAGAAACGACCCCAAGAGAAACGTCGTTTTGATTCCTGTCAGTGCCCATGGTACGAACCCAGCATCTGCCGCTATGGCTGGTTTCAAGGTTGTTCCGGTCAAATGCCTTGAGAACGGAAGTTTGAATATGGAAGATATGGAGAAGCAGGCACACAAGCATGCGGACAACCTTGCGGCCTTCATGATCACGTACCCAACGACATTCGGACTCTTTGAGCCTGGAATCAGGACTGCAATCGACATTGTCCACAAATACGGGGGTCTCGTGTACATGGATGGTGCAAACATGAATGCCCAAGTTGGTCTAACGTCGCCATCCGATTTGGGTGCCGATCTCTGTCACTTGAACCTCCACAAGACTTTCTGCATACCACACGGAGGTGGTGGACCTGGTGTTGGACCAATATGTGTTTCAGAGAAGTTGGCACCATTTCTACCAAAGCATCCCTTGGCAGAGACCTCTAACCATAGTGTAAAGACTGCCATTCAGCCGGTGGCATCTGCTCCATTTGGCTCTGCTTCCATCTTGCCAATCTCGTACGCGTACATCAAGATGATGGGTGGAAACAACATTCCGTACTCGTCCGTCATGGCCATCCTGAACGCCAACTATATGCTTTACAGGCTCAAGGATGCGTACAAGATCATGTTTATTGGAGGCTCCAAGGACTGCGACTTCCACTACAGTGGTCACGAGTTCATCATCGACTTGAGACCTTTCAAGAAAGTGCACATCGAGGCTTTGGACGTCGCCAAAAGACTACAGGATTACGGCTTTCACGCACCAACTATGGCCTTCCCTATTGCAGACACTTTGATGGTGGAACCAACCGAATCGGAGAATAAGGAGGAGTTGGACCGGTTTGTGGATGCAATGCTTGGCATTAGAGAGGAGATCCGGGCAGTGGAAGAGGGAAAGTCGGAGGGACTAGTTTTGAAGAATTCACCTCACCCAATAGAGGATCTGCTACAGGATGATTCCGTTTGGGGAAAGCGTGGATACACCAGGGAGCAGGCTGCCTACCCGTTGCCATACTTGAAGAACTTCAAGACATGGCCTACAGTTGCTAGAATTGATGATGTCTACGGTGACACTCATCTTCTGTGCACGTGTCCTCCGGTGTCGTCTTATGAGGAGTGA